One Notolabrus celidotus isolate fNotCel1 chromosome 18, fNotCel1.pri, whole genome shotgun sequence DNA window includes the following coding sequences:
- the LOC117829980 gene encoding myosin light chain kinase, smooth muscle-like, with translation MDKDDRKQKTFVSTFRLALKPQARPFCVKKDGLDTTDRALLGNNKQEFTSAKDSRFNPVQTLVKPHFKQPLSDRTVCKGSDATFQGVIKGSQPVSVSWQHNAAIKGIPRASNNDLQSEDTVKATTPGKNNLSSGFEGKRQQRKENDKACTPVSPPASSVSTGIRDTSLCREVSTSKAPPVEFVNPPEQVEVRLGEQASLHCEFRSSSVPVACCWIFNKDKVVVGGSRMSVRSSKTQSSVEFLKACPEDTGSYTIVVRNRKGSAQHTVSLSVIDRPDPPASQPVVSQLSTQSLVLSWTGPSYDGGSAVLGYIVEVRQEEGPAKPGSWTEVSSRCKSTSYHVRSGLEPQGQYRFRVRAYNSAGVSEPSQESECVRMATAKQKKEEPVSYITVTIDTKHMVKDHYNVHEKLGAGKFGEVFRLSHKETGQKCAGKFYRARTSKDREAARKEIELMNCLHHPKLVQCLAAYDKRPEMVMVMEYIAGGELFERIVDDNFEHTEPTSARYMQQILEGMQYVHKQNIVHLDIKPENIVCVDTTGTQIKIIDFGLASKLEEDKPLMVMHGTPEFVAPEVINYEPVGLETDMWSIGVICFILLSGESPFQGNNDAETLALVTAASYEFDEDSFEDISDQAKDFISSLLKKDRRCRLSCTEALAHPWMVSFTPLNRRPTKSLNKGKMKRFLARRKWKKTGKAVLALQRMANLSNRPDSPGSSSEEPGWSQEAEEAIQSLEKQLQSEPHFQQALKDITLTKGATAQLTCIVDGYPQPEVKWLQNEKPVSESDRVTMEQHEGLCALVVADLKPSDSGVYVCKASNKLGEAMCSAKLKVEETT, from the exons ACTCCAGATTTAACCCCGTCCAGACGCTGGTAAAGCCTCACTTCAAACAACCACTCAGCGACCGAACAGTCTGTAAAGGAAGTGATGCTACTTTTCAAGGTGTTATCAAAGGAAGTCAGCCTGTGAGCGTTTCCTggcaacacaatg CAGCAATAAAGGGAATCCCCAGAGCGAGCAACAATGATCTGCAAAGTGAGGACACAGTTAAGGCTACAACACCTGGAAAGAACAACTTGTCCTCAGGATTTGAAGGGAAAAGGCagcaaagaaaggaaaatgacAAAG CTTGCACACCTGTTAGTCCACCTGCTTCCTCAGTCTCCACAGGCATCAGGGACACTAGCCTTTGCAGAGAAGTCTCCACTAGCAAAG CACCTCCAGTGGAGTTTGTGAACCCACCTGAGCAGGTTGAGGTTCGATTAGGAGAGCAGGCCTCGCTGCACTGTGAGTTCAGGAGCAGCTCTGTCCCTGTGGCCTGCTGCTGGATTTTCAACAAAGACAAG GTGGTGGTAGGAGGGTCAAGGATGTCTGTAAGGAGCAGTAAGACACAAAGCAGTGTGGAGTTCTTGAAGGCCTGTCCGGAAGACACAGGCTCGTATACTATCGTAGTACGGAACAGAAAAGGCTCTGCCCAGCATACAGTATCTCTCAGTGTCATAG ACCGGCCCGACCCTCCTGCATCCCAACCTGTTGTGTCCCAGCTCTCCACTCAGTCCCTGGTCCTGTCCTGGACGGGTCCCAGCTATGACGGAGGATCGGCTGTGTTGGGCTATAtcgttgaggtcagacaggagGAAGGCCCGGCCAAGCCGGGGAGCTGGACTGAAGTCTCAAGCCGCTGTAAAAGCACATCCTACCACGTCCGCTCAGGCCTCGAGCCTCAGGGGCAGTACCGCTTCCGTGTCAGAGCGTACAACTCAGCAGGAGTCAGCGAGCCAAGCCAGGAGTCTGAGTGTGTCAGGATGGCAACTGCAA aGCAAAAAAAGGAAGAGCCTGTGTCGTACATCACAGTGACCATTGACACCAAGCATATGGTCAAGGATCACTACAATGTGCATGAGAAGCTGGGAGC TGGGAAGTTTGGCGAGGTGTTCCGGTTGTCCCACAAAGAGACGGGTCAAAAGTGTGCAGGGAAGTTCTACAGAGCCAGGACCTCGAAGGACAGGGAGGCGGCTCGCAAAGAGATTGAATTAATGAACTGTCTTCACCATCCAAAACTTGTCCAATGTCTGGCTGCCTATGATAAGCGCCCAGAGATGGTTATGGTCATGGAGTA TATTGCAGGTGGAGAGCTCTTTGAACGCATTGTGGACGACAACTTTGAGCACACAGAGCCAACCAGTGCCCGCTACATGCAGCAGATCCTGGAGGGAATGCAGTATGTCCACAAGCAGAACATCGTCCACCTGGACATCAAACCAGAGAACATCGTCTGCGTGGACACAACCGGCACCCAAATCAAGATCATTGACTTTGGCTTGGCTAGTAAACTGG AGGAGGATAAACCTTTGATGGTGATGCATGGCACGCCGGAGTTTGTGGCCCCTGAAGTGATCAACTACGAGCCTGTGGGCCTGGAGACGGACATGTGGAGCATTGGAGTCATCTGCTTCATCTT GCTAAGTGGAGAATCACCCTTCCAGGGGAACAATGATGCAGAGACTCTTGCTCTTGTGACTGCTGCCAGCTACGAGTTTGACGAAGACAGTTTTGAGGACATCTCTGATCAAGCTAAAGACTTCATCAGCTCCctgctgaagaaagacaggag ATGCAGGTTGTCATGTACCGAGGCCCTCGCCCACCCATGGATGGTCTCTTTTACCCCTCTGAACCGGAGACCCACCAAATCCCTCAACAAGGGGAAGATGAAACGCTTTCTGGCCAGACGCAAATGGAAG AAAACTGGAAAGGCTGTTTTGGCCCTACAGCGGATGGCTAACCTCTCCAACAGGCCAGACTCCCCTGGCAGCTCCTCAGAGG AGCCAGGCTGGAGccaagaggcagaggaggccaTCCAGTCTTTGGAGAAGCAGCTTCAGAGTGAACCCCACTTCCAGCAGGCCCTGAAGGACATCACCCTAACCAAAGGAGCGACTGCTCAGCTAACATGCATTGTTGATG GCTACCCACAGCCAGAAGTGAAGTGGCTGCAGAACGAGAAGCCAGTGTCTGAATCAGACAGAGTGACCATGGAGCAACATGAAGGGCTCTGTGCTCTGGTTGTAGCTGATTTGAAGCCATCAGACTCTGGGGTTTATGTGTGCAAGGCCAGCAACAAGCTGGGGGAAGCAATGTGCTCTGCCAAACTTAAAGTGGAGGAAACAACGTAA